GACATGGGCTTCAAAGGCTTGGGCGAGTAGAAGACGCCAAGCACAAAACGCGAAAAGGCCGCTTTCCCACAAGGGAGGCGGCCTTTTCGCTGATCGCGATAAAATCGAGTTTCAAGTGACGGGATGTATCTTCAGATTGTCCATGAAGCGGCTTACCGCTGTGCATGGCGCCCGGTGAGATCAAGCCGATCGAGCGATTAGCTGGCCGACAAGGCCCACCGCCAGAACGGCCGCATGGCCGGCGAGCGGGAGGAGATGGCCCTCGTCGGCACGCTGACCCTGCAGCTGTTGGCTCATTACGTCCACGACGAGCTTCCCCAGCGCGTCCGCGAGCAGCGCGACGCCCTGGACCGTGCCGAAATCCATGTGCTGGAGGACCGGGCATTGAAAGATCGGGATGCCGACGCCCGGACCGCCACGCCGCAACCCACCGCGGCCTGACCGCCGCGACCTTTTGCGACCGACGATGCATCAACCCCCATCGGGAACCGTGACCATGCTGAACGCCCTGTCCTCGCCCCTCGCTCAGTTCGACTCCAAGGCCCTCGATCTGGATTGCGCGGCCGCGGCGCGCGAGATCGAAGACGCCATTCAACGCATCGTCGCCCATGATCTGCGCCGCCAAGGCATCGTGCTCGGCGTGTCCGGAGGAATCGACAGCTCGGTCTGCGCCACGCTGGCCGTCCGCGCCCTGGGGCCGGAGCGCGTGCTGTGCATCCTGATGCCGGAGAAGGAGAACTCGCCGAAGAGCACCCGCCTCGGCACCCTGCTCTGCGAGCATCTCGGCGTGACCCCGGTGATGGAGAACATCACCGGCGCGCTGGAGGCGTTGGGCTGCTACGAACGGCGCGACAACGCCATCCGTCGGCTGTTCCCGGAGTTCGGTCCAGGCTGGAAGCAGAAGATCGGGCTGGCCGGCAACCTGCTGGATGCCGACCGTGTCAACTACTTCACCCTGACCGTCGAATCGCCGGAGGGGGAGCGCCAGACCAGCCGCATGCCTGTGGACGTCTATCTCGACGTCGTCGCCGCCACCAATCTGAAGCAGCGCATCCGCAAGACGGTCGAATACACCCATGCCGACCGCCTGAACTACGCCGTGCTCGGCACGCCCAACCGGCTGGAGTATGAGCTGGGATTCTTCGTGCGCGGCGGCGACGGTCTGGCCGACCTGAAGCCGATCGCCCACCTCTACAAGTCGCAGGTCTACCAGATGGCGGCCTATCTCGGCCTGCCGGCGGAAATCCAGGCTCAGTCGCCCAGCACCGACACCTACACCCTGCCGCAATCGCAGGAGGAGTTCTACTACGCCCTGCCCTACGACACGCTGGATCTCGCGCTCTGCGCCTATGGCCGGGGGGTCGGCGAGGAGGAGGCCGCCGAGGCGCTGAACCTGAGCCTGCAGCAGGTCCACCGCGTCTACAAGGACATCACCGCCAAGCGACGCACCTCCGCCCGCATCCTGCGCGATGCCCATCTGGTGCAACCGGTGTCCGTCGGGGAAGAGGCATGAGCGTCATAGATTGGAAGCAACGTGGCGTCGCCCGGTATGAACCGGGTGATCGCGCCGCCCTGGAGGCATTCCAGCGCGCGTATTTCGGTGCCGAAGCGATCCAGCTGTGTCCCGACCATTTCCACTGGCTGTTCGAGGAACCGCCGGAACGGGAGCATGAGGGGCCGCAGCTCTGGCTGTGCAAGCGCAACGGTGCGGTGGTGGGCCAGCAGGGCGGCATTCCCTTCACGCTGAAGGTGGGTGAGCGCAACCGCCGGGCGTCCTGGGCAATCGACCTGATGGTCGCCCCGGAATGGCGCCTGAGGGGCGTCGGGCCGGCCCTGTCGGAAACCCATTCCGGTGCCGGCGATCTGTCCGTGTCGCTGTCGATGACGGAAGCCGCCTACAAGTCCTACAAGCGGGGCGGCTGGCTCGATCTCGGCAATGTGCCGACCTATCTGCGGGTGATCGATCCGCTGCGCTGCCTGCGCGTCAGCCCCTATGGCGGCGGATTGGCCAAGCTGGTCGCCCGGATCGGCAAGCCGGCGCTGGCCACTGCCTCGATGGGCTACGGGCTGTCTGCCAAGCTGCTCGGGGCAAGGCTGGTCGAGATCGACCGCTTCGACTACCGGGTCGACGATCTGTGGGAGGCCGCCTCGCCGCAGCATCCGGTGATCGCACGGCGCGACTGGGCCTTCCTGAATTGGCGTTTCGACAGCACGCCGCAGGCCGCCCGCTTCCGCCGCTTCTATGTCATGCGCGGCGAGACCGTGCTGGCCTATGTCGTGCTGCGGGTCGACCACTGGAAGGGCGAGCCGGTCGGGGTGATCTGCGACTATCTGGCCCGGCCGGGCTGGCTGGTGGCCGCCTTCTCGCTGATGACCGAGTTGGCGCGCCGGCAGGGGATGGTCGCGCTGATGTGCCGGACGTTGAACGCCCAGGCGGCGCGGCCGCTGTCGATGATGGGCTTCCTGTGCCTGAAGAACGGCCTGCGCACGCCGACCCGCATGATGGTGCGGCCGGCGCTCGACCAACCGGAGCTTGCCGGGCCGACGGGCGATCCCAAGAACTGGTTCGTCACCGTCGCCGACAGCGACATGGGCTTCAAAGGCTTGGGCGAGTAGAAGACGCCAAGCACAAAACGCGAAAAGGCCGCTTTCCCACAAGGGAGGCGGCCTTTTCGCTGATCGCGATAAAATCGAGTTTCAAGTGACGGGATGTATCTTCAGATTGTCCATGAAGCGGCTTACCGCTGTGCATGGCGCCCGGTGAGATCAAGCCGATCGAGCGATTAGCTGGCCGACAAGGCCCACCGCCAGAACGGCCGCATGGCCGGCGAGCGGGAGGAGATGGCCCTCGTCGGCACGCTGACCCTGCAGCTGTTGGCTCATTACGTCCACGACGAGCTTCCCCAGCGCGTCCGCGAGCAGCGCGACGCCCTGGACCGTGCCGAAATCCATGTGCTGGAGGACCGGGCATTGAAAGATCGGGATGCCGACGCCCGGACCGCCACGCCGCAACCCACCGCGGCCTGACCGCCGCGACCTTTTGCGACCGACGATGCATCAACCCCCATCGGGAACCGTGACCATGCTGAACGCCCTGTCCTCGCCCCTCGCTCAGTTCGACTCCAAGGCCCTCGATCTGGATTGCGCGGCCGCGGCGCGCGAGATCGAAGACGCCATTCAACGCATCGTCGCCCATGATCTGCGCCGCCAAGGCATCGTGCTCGGCGTGTCCGGAGGAATCGACAGCTCGGTCTGCGCCACGCTGGCCGTCCGCGCCCTGGGGCCGGAGCGCGTGCTGTGCATCCTGATGCCGGAGAAGGAGAACTCGCCGAAGAGCACCCGCCTCGGCACCCTGCTCTGCGAGCATCTCGGCGTGACCCCGGTGATGGAGAACATCACCGGCGCGCTGGAGGCGTTGGGCTGCTACGAACGGCGCGACAACGCCATCCGTCGGCTGTTCCCGGAGTTCGGTCCAGGCTGGAAGCAGAAGATCGGGCTGGCCGGCAACCTGCTGGATGCCGACCGTGTCAACTACTTCACCCTGACCGTCGAATCGCCGGAGGGGGAGCGCCAGACCAGCCGCATGCCTGTGGACGTCTATCTCGACGTCGTCGCCGCCACCAATCTGAAGCAGCGCATCCGCAAGACGGTCGAATACACCCATGCCGACCGCCTGAACTACGCCGTGCTCGGCACGCCCAACCGGCTGGAGTATGAGCTGGGATTCTTCGTGCGCGGCGGCGACGGTCTGGCCGACCTGAAGCCGATCGCCCACCTCTACAAGTCGCAGGTCTACCAGATGGCGGCCTATCTCGGCCTGCNGATCAAGACGAAGCATCGTCCGGCAAACCGGATCGATGAGTCATCAATTTTAGATCGGAGAAGCGCAAACCGACCGGTTCGCGCTGGCAGGCAACTTTCTATCTCTCTTGGCCGATCAGGTCAAGCCCTTTTTCGGCCTCTCCACCGAAGCATCGGCGGAGCATTGAGCGGAAACGACCCTGCCCCAATCCATCGGGGCCTCGACCACCGCCACATCCATGTCCGGATGCCGCCATCGGTCGAGGAGCGGCTATATACTCAGGCCGATCCGGATCGTCCAGGACAAAATTCATCACGTCACGATTTTGCCCCATCCCGCCAGTCCAGCGTCGGCTTCCGAATGGGAATGGCGCGGAGCGGAACATCTTCGTCGGGTGACCTGCGGGATGCACTTGCGGGATAGGCCTCTGCAAGACCATACAGTTGCGCCCCTGCCCCATCGCGATCCGGCCATGCTCGACCTCACTCTTCTCCTGGACGTCCTGTTCCTGCTGCTGGCGGCGATTCTCGTGGTGCCGCTGTTCCAGGTTCTGCGCATCCCGGCGGTGCTGGGGTATCTCGTGGCCGGAGCCATGCTTGGCCCGCACACGCCGGGGCCGGTGGTCGATCTGGCTGTGCCGCAGGTGCTGTCGGAGTTCGGTGTCGTCTTCCTGCTGTTCGCAATCGGTCTTGAACTGCCGGTCTCCCGCCTTCGGGCGATGCGGCATTACATCTTCGGCCTGGGGCTGATGCAGGTCGGGCTGACCAGCGCCGCCATCGGCCTTGCCGCCTGGTGGCTCGGCCTGACCCCGGAAGCGGCGCTGATCGTCGGCGGCATGCTGGCCTTCTCCTCCACCGCCACGGTGCTGAAACTGCTGGTCGAGCGTGGGGAGACCGTCGCCCGTTTCGGCCGCATCTCGGTCGCCGTCCTGATCTTCCAGGATCTGGCGGTGGTGCCGCTGCTGACACTGCTGCCGCTGCTGGCGGACGCCAATGCCAGCATTCCGCTCGCCCTGGCGCTTGCAACGGCCAAGGCGGTGGCGGCCATCGGCGTGATCATGCTTCTCGGCCGCTTCGTCGTCCGTCCTGCCTATCGCTTCATCGCGTCGGCCGGCAACCCGGAGCTGTTCACCGCCACCAACCTGTTCGTGGTGCTGGCTGTCGGCTGGCTGACCGCGGAGGCCGGCATGTCGATGGCGCTGGGCGCGTTCCTGGCCGGCATGCTGCTGGCCGATACCGCCTACCGCCATCAGGTGGAAGCGGACATCGAGCCGTTCCGCGGCCTGTTGCTCGGCCTGTTCTTCATGACCGTGGGCATGTCGCTGGATCTGCCCGCGATGCTGACGGAGGCGGGGACCATCGCCGCGATCACCACCGCATTGCTGGTCGGCAAGAGCCTGCTGCTGTTCGTGCTTTGCCGGCTGTCCGGGTTGGGATTGGCAACGTCGCTGCGGATCGGGCTGCTGCTGTCGCAGGGCGGCGAGTTCGCCTTCGTGCTGGTCGGCAAGGCGGTCGGGCTGTCGGTCCTGGACGGGCACACCGGCCTGCTGCTCTCCTCTTCGGTCGCGCTGAGCATGGCGGTCACGCCGGCCATCGGCGCCCTGGCCCAGCGGCTTGCCCAGTTCATCGAAGCCCGGATGGGGGCAGAGGCCTTTGGCATCGAGACCAGCGACCTGAAAAGCCATGTGCTGATCTGCGGCTACGGCCGTGTCGGCAAGGCGGTCGCCAAGCTGCTGACCGAGCACAACATCGCCTATGTGGCACTGGACCTGGAGCCGCAGCGCATCGCCGCGGCGCGCCATGACGGGCTGCCGGTCTATTACGGCGACGCCAGCCAGGGCAGCGTCCTGCGCGCCGCCGGGATCGAGCGCGCCCGCGCCGCCGTCATCACGCTGAACCGGCCGGATGCCGCGCACCGCGCAGTGGAGGCGATCCACGCCACGGCCCCGTCGCTGCCGATCATCGCCCGCGCCCATGACCTGGGGCAGAGCGCCGCCCTGGCCGGCGCCGGCGCCACCGCCATCGTACCGGAAACCATGGAGGCCAGCCTGCAACTCGCCGGTCTCGTGCTGCGCAGCGCGGGGGTCGAGAGCGCCGCGGTCGACCACAGCCTGAAAGCCTACCGCGACGGCAATTACCGGGCGCTCGCCGACCAGAAAAACACCGACTGAGCCTTATCGGGCGAAGACGCGCGCCCGGTCGATGTGCACGGCGCAGCGGTCGCCGGCGACGATGCCGAGCGTGGCAAGCCGCTCGCGATCCATCTCGGCCTCCAGCGCCAAGCCGGCGAGGTCGATCTCGATCCGCGCGTCCGGCCCGACGACATGGATGCCGGAGATGCGCCCCGGACCGGTCGAGGCCGGGGTGACGCCGAGATCGTGCGGGCGGACATAGGCCACCGCCGGTCCCTGCACGCCGCCTTCGGTCGGGATCACCAGGGTGCCGTCGCCGACATGGGCGACGCCGCCCTCCACCGTGCAGTCGAAGCGGTTCACCTGACCGAGGAACTCATAGACGAAGGCCGAGGCAGGGTGGTCGTAGACTTCCGCCGGAGTGCCGATCTGCTCGATCCGGCCCTGGTTCATCACCACCACCCGGTCGGCCAGTTCCAGCGCCTCCTCCTGGTCATGGGTGACGAAGACCGAGGTGATGTGGATGTCGTCGTGCAGCTTGCGCAGCCAGCGCCGCAACTCCTTGCGGACCTTGGCGTCGAGCGCGCCGAAGGGCTCGTCCAGCAAAAGCACCTTCGGCTCGATGGCGAGCGCGCGGGCGAGCGCCACGCGCTGGCGCTGGCCGCCCGACAGCTGCGCCGGGTAGCGGCCGGCGAAGGGCGACAATTGCACCAGGTCCAGCAGCTCGCTCACGCGCTGGCGGATCTGGGCGCTGCCCAGGCGCTGGCCGCGCGGCCGCACCTTCAGGCCGAAAGCGACATTCTCGAACACGGTCATGTGCCGGAACAGGGCGTAATGCTGGAAGACGAAGCCGACCTGCCGGTCGCGCGGCTTCAGCCCCAACGCCTCCTCCCCATTCAGAAGAAGGCCGCCGGCGTCGGGACTTTCCAGCCCGGCCATGATGCGCAGAAGCGTGGTCTTGCCCGAGCCGGAGGGGCCGAGCAGAGCCAGAAGCTCACCCGACTGCACTTCCAGATCGACAGACTCGAGAGCGGTGAAATCGTTGAAGCGCTTGGTGATGCCTGAAACCTGGATCGCCATGGGTAGTCTATTCCTCTCCAGAATCCGGCGATCAGTGCCGGGCCGCCGCCAGCTCGTCCCCGAATCGCCACTCCAGCGCGGTCTTCACGACCAGCGTGACCAGGGCCAGCATGGCCAGGAGCGAGGCGACGGCGAAGGCGGCGACGAAATTGTATTCGTTGTAGAGAATCTCGACATGCAGCGGCATCGTGTTGGTCTCGCCCCGGATATGGCCGGAGACGACCGAAACGGCGCCGAACTCGCCCATCGCGCGGGCGTTGCACAACAGCACGCCATAGAGCAGGGCCCACTTGATGTTGGGCAACGTGACCCGCCAGAAGGTCTGCCAGCCGGAGGCCCCCAGCACCAGCGCCGCTTCCTCCTCGTCGGAGCCCTGTTCCTGCATCAGAGGGATCAGTTCGCGCGCCACGAAGGGGAAGGTGACGAAGATGGTGGCGAGCACCAGCCCCGGCACGGCGAAGATGATCTGGATGCCCATGTCGCGCAGATAGACGCCGAACAGGCCGTTCATGCCGAACAGCAGCACATAGATCAGACCCGAAATCACCGGCGACACCGAGAAGGGCAGATCGATCAGCGTGATCAGAAGGTTCTTGCCGCGGAAGTCGAATTTGGCGACGCACCAGGACGCAGCGACACCGAACAGCAGGTTGGCCGGCACCGAGATGGCGGCGACGATCAGCGTCAGCTTGATCGCGGCGACGGCGTCAGGTTCGATCAGCGCCGTCCAGTAGGCGTCGACACCGCGGCGCAGCGCCTCCACGAACACCGCCACCAGCGGCAGCAGCAGGAACAGCGCAAGGAACAGCAGGGCTCCGCCGATCAGGGCGGCACGGACCCAGGCGGGTTCCGTCAGGGCCGATTGCGCGGGCGGCACCGGGATGGAGGCCGGCGCGGAAATGCTGGTGTCAGCGGGCATGGCGCGACCTCATCCACTGCTGCAGAAGGTTGAGGATCAGGAGCATGAGGAAGGAGACGCCCAGCATCGCGGTGCCGACCGCGGCGGCGCCGGCATAGTCGTACTGCTCCAGCTTGATGACGATCAGCAATGGAACGATCTCGGTCAGGCCGGGCATGTTGCCGGCGATGAAGATGACCGACCCGTATTCACCGACGCCGCGGGCAAAGGACAGCGCGAAGCCGGTCACCAGCGCCGGCAGCACCGCCGGCAGGATCACGCTGCGGAAGGTCTGGAAGCGCGAGGCACCGAGGGAAGCCGCAGCCTCCTCTTCTTCCGCCGGAAGGTCCTGCAGGATCGGCTGGACGGTGCGGACGACGAAGGGAAGGCCGATGAAGGTCAAAGCGATGGCGATGCCCAGCGGCGTGAAGGCGACCTTCAGTCCGAAAAGCTCGTTCAGCGGCTTGCCCAGCCAGCCGTTCGGGGCATAGAGCGCGCTGAGCGCGATGCCGGCAACCGCGGTCGGCAGGGCGAAGGGCAGATCGACCAGCGCATCGACCAACCGCTTGCCGGGGAAGTCGTAGCGGACCAGCACCCAGGCCACCAGGAAACCGAACACCGCATTGGTCAGCGCCGCTGCGAAGGAGAGGCCGAAACTGACCTCGAACGCGGCGATCACCCGCGGCGTCGTCACCGCAGACCAGAATCCGCCCCAGCCGAGACTGCTGGAGCGCAGGATCAGCGCGGCCAGCGGGATCAGGACGATGAAGCTGAGATAGGTGAGCGTGAAGCCAAGAGTCAGCCCGAATCCCGGGATGACGCTGGGTTTCCGGAAGAGGGGAATGGGGGCGCGGACCGTCACCGCGCCCCCCTTTCCCGCCAGAGCGCCGTCGCTGTCGGCAGCAGCGACCATAGGTCAGCGCCCCTTCTGGAAGATCTGGTCGAAGACACCACCGTCGGAGAAATGCTTCTCTTGCGCGGCACGCCAGCCCCCGAATTGGTCGATCGTGACCAGCTTAACATCGGCAAAGCGTCCCGCATACTGGGTCGCCAACTCCGGAAGTCGCGGACGGTAGTAGTTCTTGGCCGCGATCTCCTGCCCTTCACGGGTGTAGAGGAATTGCAGGTAGGCCTCGGCCACCTTGCGGGTGCCCTTGCGGTCGACGACCTTGTCGACGACGGCCACCGGCGGTTCGGCCAGGATCGACAGGCTGGGCACCACGATCTCGAACTTGTCGGCGCCGAATTCCTGCAGCGACAGGTAGGCCTCGTTCTCCCAGGCGAGCAGGACGTCGCCGATCTCCCGCTGGGTGAAGGTCACGGTGGAGCCGCGGGCGCCGCTGTCCAGCACCGGAACGTTCTTCAGCAGCTGCGATACGAATTCCTTGGCCTTGGTCTCGTCGCCGCCATTGGCCTGCAGGGCATAGGCCCAGGCGGCCAGATAATTCCAACGTGCGCCGCCGGACGTCTTCGGATTCGGCGTGATGACCTGGACGCCCGGCTTCACCAGATCGTTCCAGTCCTTGATCCCCTTCGGATTCCCCTTCTTCACCAGGAACACGATGGTCGAGGTGTAGGGAGCGCTGTTGTTCGGCAGGCGGCTCTGCCAGTCCTTCGGCAGCAGGCCGGCATCGGCGATGGCGTCGATGTCATAGCCCAGCGCCAGGGTCACGATGTCGGCGTCCAGCCCGTCGATGACGGACCGCGCCTGCTTGCCGGAGCCGCCGTGCGACTGGCGCACGGTCAGAGCGCGGCCGGTTTCCGCCTCCCACTTCTTGGCAAACGCCTTGTTGAACTCGACATAGAATTCCCGCGTGGGATCGTAGGACACGTTCAGCAGTGCGTCCTTGGAATCTGCGGCGGCAACACCCAGCCAGGCCAGCGTCAGGCCGGCGGCGAGCAGGGTCAGGCGACGAAGCGACATGACGGGAGTCTCCTTGGGTGGCTCCTGAAT
Above is a genomic segment from Azospirillum humicireducens containing:
- a CDS encoding monovalent cation:proton antiporter-2 (CPA2) family protein, which encodes MLDLTLLLDVLFLLLAAILVVPLFQVLRIPAVLGYLVAGAMLGPHTPGPVVDLAVPQVLSEFGVVFLLFAIGLELPVSRLRAMRHYIFGLGLMQVGLTSAAIGLAAWWLGLTPEAALIVGGMLAFSSTATVLKLLVERGETVARFGRISVAVLIFQDLAVVPLLTLLPLLADANASIPLALALATAKAVAAIGVIMLLGRFVVRPAYRFIASAGNPELFTATNLFVVLAVGWLTAEAGMSMALGAFLAGMLLADTAYRHQVEADIEPFRGLLLGLFFMTVGMSLDLPAMLTEAGTIAAITTALLVGKSLLLFVLCRLSGLGLATSLRIGLLLSQGGEFAFVLVGKAVGLSVLDGHTGLLLSSSVALSMAVTPAIGALAQRLAQFIEARMGAEAFGIETSDLKSHVLICGYGRVGKAVAKLLTEHNIAYVALDLEPQRIAAARHDGLPVYYGDASQGSVLRAAGIERARAAVITLNRPDAAHRAVEAIHATAPSLPIIARAHDLGQSAALAGAGATAIVPETMEASLQLAGLVLRSAGVESAAVDHSLKAYRDGNYRALADQKNTD
- a CDS encoding GNAT family N-acetyltransferase, which translates into the protein MSVIDWKQRGVARYEPGDRAALEAFQRAYFGAEAIQLCPDHFHWLFEEPPEREHEGPQLWLCKRNGAVVGQQGGIPFTLKVGERNRRASWAIDLMVAPEWRLRGVGPALSETHSGAGDLSVSLSMTEAAYKSYKRGGWLDLGNVPTYLRVIDPLRCLRVSPYGGGLAKLVARIGKPALATASMGYGLSAKLLGARLVEIDRFDYRVDDLWEAASPQHPVIARRDWAFLNWRFDSTPQAARFRRFYVMRGETVLAYVVLRVDHWKGEPVGVICDYLARPGWLVAAFSLMTELARRQGMVALMCRTLNAQAARPLSMMGFLCLKNGLRTPTRMMVRPALDQPELAGPTGDPKNWFVTVADSDMGFKGLGE
- the cysT gene encoding sulfate ABC transporter permease subunit CysT — protein: MVAAADSDGALAGKGGAVTVRAPIPLFRKPSVIPGFGLTLGFTLTYLSFIVLIPLAALILRSSSLGWGGFWSAVTTPRVIAAFEVSFGLSFAAALTNAVFGFLVAWVLVRYDFPGKRLVDALVDLPFALPTAVAGIALSALYAPNGWLGKPLNELFGLKVAFTPLGIAIALTFIGLPFVVRTVQPILQDLPAEEEEAAASLGASRFQTFRSVILPAVLPALVTGFALSFARGVGEYGSVIFIAGNMPGLTEIVPLLIVIKLEQYDYAGAAAVGTAMLGVSFLMLLILNLLQQWMRSRHAR
- the cysW gene encoding sulfate ABC transporter permease subunit CysW, with product MPADTSISAPASIPVPPAQSALTEPAWVRAALIGGALLFLALFLLLPLVAVFVEALRRGVDAYWTALIEPDAVAAIKLTLIVAAISVPANLLFGVAASWCVAKFDFRGKNLLITLIDLPFSVSPVISGLIYVLLFGMNGLFGVYLRDMGIQIIFAVPGLVLATIFVTFPFVARELIPLMQEQGSDEEEAALVLGASGWQTFWRVTLPNIKWALLYGVLLCNARAMGEFGAVSVVSGHIRGETNTMPLHVEILYNEYNFVAAFAVASLLAMLALVTLVVKTALEWRFGDELAAARH
- a CDS encoding sulfate ABC transporter substrate-binding protein, whose product is MSLRRLTLLAAGLTLAWLGVAAADSKDALLNVSYDPTREFYVEFNKAFAKKWEAETGRALTVRQSHGGSGKQARSVIDGLDADIVTLALGYDIDAIADAGLLPKDWQSRLPNNSAPYTSTIVFLVKKGNPKGIKDWNDLVKPGVQVITPNPKTSGGARWNYLAAWAYALQANGGDETKAKEFVSQLLKNVPVLDSGARGSTVTFTQREIGDVLLAWENEAYLSLQEFGADKFEIVVPSLSILAEPPVAVVDKVVDRKGTRKVAEAYLQFLYTREGQEIAAKNYYRPRLPELATQYAGRFADVKLVTIDQFGGWRAAQEKHFSDGGVFDQIFQKGR
- the nadE gene encoding NAD(+) synthase, which translates into the protein MLNALSSPLAQFDSKALDLDCAAAAREIEDAIQRIVAHDLRRQGIVLGVSGGIDSSVCATLAVRALGPERVLCILMPEKENSPKSTRLGTLLCEHLGVTPVMENITGALEALGCYERRDNAIRRLFPEFGPGWKQKIGLAGNLLDADRVNYFTLTVESPEGERQTSRMPVDVYLDVVAATNLKQRIRKTVEYTHADRLNYAVLGTPNRLEYELGFFVRGGDGLADLKPIAHLYKSQVYQMAAYLGL
- the nadE gene encoding NAD(+) synthase; translated protein: MLNALSSPLAQFDSKALDLDCAAAAREIEDAIQRIVAHDLRRQGIVLGVSGGIDSSVCATLAVRALGPERVLCILMPEKENSPKSTRLGTLLCEHLGVTPVMENITGALEALGCYERRDNAIRRLFPEFGPGWKQKIGLAGNLLDADRVNYFTLTVESPEGERQTSRMPVDVYLDVVAATNLKQRIRKTVEYTHADRLNYAVLGTPNRLEYELGFFVRGGDGLADLKPIAHLYKSQVYQMAAYLGLPAEIQAQSPSTDTYTLPQSQEEFYYALPYDTLDLALCAYGRGVGEEEAAEALNLSLQQVHRVYKDITAKRRTSARILRDAHLVQPVSVGEEA
- a CDS encoding sulfate/molybdate ABC transporter ATP-binding protein, whose protein sequence is MAIQVSGITKRFNDFTALESVDLEVQSGELLALLGPSGSGKTTLLRIMAGLESPDAGGLLLNGEEALGLKPRDRQVGFVFQHYALFRHMTVFENVAFGLKVRPRGQRLGSAQIRQRVSELLDLVQLSPFAGRYPAQLSGGQRQRVALARALAIEPKVLLLDEPFGALDAKVRKELRRWLRKLHDDIHITSVFVTHDQEEALELADRVVVMNQGRIEQIGTPAEVYDHPASAFVYEFLGQVNRFDCTVEGGVAHVGDGTLVIPTEGGVQGPAVAYVRPHDLGVTPASTGPGRISGIHVVGPDARIEIDLAGLALEAEMDRERLATLGIVAGDRCAVHIDRARVFAR